Within Camelina sativa cultivar DH55 unplaced genomic scaffold, Cs unpScaffold00765, whole genome shotgun sequence, the genomic segment ACCTCTCAGCAGCGCTCATGAAAGTTCCCCAGGGTGGTTGGGTGCCTTTGGTGCTTGCGTTCATACTCATGATTGCCATGTATGTGTGGCACTATGGGACCCGCAGGAAATACAGCTTTGATCTTCATAACAAAGTTTCGTTGAAGTGGTTGCTGGGATTAGGACCTAGTCTTGGTATTGTACGTGTGCCTGGAATAGGACTCGTATACTCAGAACTTGCAACTGGGGTTCCTGCAATTTTCTCTCACTTTGTCACCAATCTCCCGGCATTCCATAAAGTCgtggtgtttgtttgtgtgaAATCAGTTCCAGTGCCTCATGTGTCCCCTGAGGAACGTTATCTCATTGGGCGTGTTTGCCCCAAGCCTTATCGTATGTACAGGTGCGTAGTGAGGTACGGGTACAATGACATTCAACGGGAAGACGGGGACTTTGAGAATCAGCTTGTACAGAGCATAGCGGAGTTCATCCAGATGGAAGCAAGCGACCTCCAACAATCCTCCTTGGCTTCTTCTGAGTCTCAATCCTATGATGGGAGAATGGCAGTTTTAAGCAGTCAGAAGAGTCTCTCTAACTCAATCCTGACGGCGGTTTCAGAGGAGAGTGATTTTGCTGAGCCCACCATACAAAGCAGTAGTAAATCCATGACCCTGCAGAGTTTGCGCTCAGTGTACGAGGATGAGTATCCACAAGGGCAAGTGAGGAGGCGGCGTGTGAGGTTCAGGTTAACGCCGTCAAGTGGTGGTGGGATGGAGTCCTCTGTGAGGGAAGAGCTAATGGATCTAATACGAGCGAAAGAGGCGGGTGTAGCATATATAATGGGTCACTCATATGTGAAATCGAGGAAATCATCGTcctggttgaagaagatgacgatTGATGTTGGCTATTCTTTCTTGAGGAAGAACTGCAGAGGACCAGCTGTAGCACTCAACGTTCCTCACATCAGCCTCATTGAAGTTGGCATGATTTACTATGTTTAAGccaatacaacaaaaaaaaaactctcgtatgtaatgtatgtatgtatgtattgtGTAgcattcataaatcataaatcataactcaTGGGAGGTTATATATAATCTGTTCAGCGATAAATTAATGCAACAGGTGTGTATTCATATGTTATCAAGTGTCCCCGAAACAACAAGCCAGGCTGAAGATAAAATTTGTAGTATTATATTTGAGTAgtattcttctttgtttggtaTGAAATCTTTGGAACATTGTATCTTAATCAAGGGATAAAATTgccagttttttttaattacggAAGGGATGGATGATGTACAATTTTTTACTCAACCACGCAAATCCTAAAATGTGTGCTTGGAAGCTGCTCCCTGTAGCAAACTAACCACCCTTAAGCTAAAAAAAGCTAAGCATCTCATtttcacactctctctcttcattaTCTATCCCCTTCTCAATCTAAAACCTCTggggttcttctttctttgttaagGATGACATCTTTGCTCCCAAATCCCGACCCGATTACTATACCCCTCGTCTTCAAGCTCTGCTCCTTTCCTTCGCCGCGGAGGCTCTTCTCTCTCAGGCTCAGGCTCAGGCTCAGGCGCTCCTCCATCACCCGAAACTCATCATCTCTTCCTCCGCTGGTGGTCACTGTTTCCTCTCTCTCCGCTACTGCCGCAAAACCTACCAGATGGAGAGAGAAGCCAGAGTTAGCGGAAAGCGACTCAATTTCCCTCCTCAACGAGAGGATTCGGCGTGACCTCGGCAAGAGAGAGACCGCTAGGCCAGCCATGGACTCTGAGGAGGCCGAGAAGTACATTCATATGGTCAGGGAACAACAAGAGAGGGGTTTGCAGAAGCTCAAAGGATTTAGGCAAGGTACAGAGGCTGCTGGTGCGGGTGGTTTTAGCTACAAGGTTGACCCTTACAGTCTCCTTTCCGGTGATTATGTGGTGCACAAGAAAGTAGGCATTGGGCGTTTTGTTGGGATAAAATTTGATGTCCCCAAGGATTCCTCAGAGCCCCTCGAATATGTCTTTATAGAGTATGCAGATGGCATGGCCAAGCTTCCCCTCAAACAGGCCTCACGTTTGCTCTACCGATACAATCTGtatgtctttctctttctaaatTGACTCAGCTCACAGTTTTTGTCTCGCTTTTGTTTGGTGCCGTGGCTCTATCTTCCTTTTGTACATTGAAAACCCCTCCTTTGCCGTCCCTGTCTTTGTCCCTTACTGCTGGTTTATTCATGTCATCATATTTGTATGTTCTGTTCCAGTCCAAATGAGTCCAAACGGCCTCGGACTTTGAGTCGGCTGAGTGACACTAGTGTTTGGGAAAGAAGAAAGACCAAAGGAAAAGTAGCAATTCAGAAAATGGTCGTTGACTTGATGGAGCTATATCTTCATAGGCTTAGACAGAAGAGATATCCTTATCCAAAAAACCCCATCATGGCTGATTTTGCTGCTCAATTTCCTTATAACGCTACACCCGACCAGAAGCAGGTATTATTGCCAGCTATCTTTTACTTTTCATCATTCATATTCCAATTTACTTAAAGCTGAGTTTTCCTTGCAGGCTTTCTTGGATGTTGAGAAGGATTTGACAGAGAGAGAAACACCTATGGACCGATTGATCTGTGGAGATGTTGGGTTTGGTAAAACTGAGGTTGCTCTACGAGCCATCTTTTGTGTGGTTTCAGCTGGAAAACAAGCTATGGTTTTAGCACCGACTATTGTATTGGCGAAGCAACATTACGATGTAATCTCAGAGCGGTTTTCCTTGTATCCACAAATCAAAGTGGGCCTTTTAAGTCGGTTTCAGGTATTGAATCACTGtttctgagaaaaaaaatttcttctttgaGTTTTTCCAGATGCAAACTGGTAAACTCTACACATGTCAATGCAGAACACTCAATTTTGTTTCAGACTTTAGTGGTTGTGGGTTACATGCTGTCGGCTGTGTGTAAGTTGTTCATGGTTTTACCTGGAATTGACCATAGTCACATCTTCGACATTATGCAGACTAAAGCAGAAAAGGAGGAGTATTTGGAAATGATAAAAAATGGACATCTCAATATCATTGTGGGCACTCACTCACTTCTCGGGAGCCGTGTTGTGTACAGTAACTTAGGCCTCCTTGTGGTTGATGAGGAACAGGTTCTGCTCTATATTCATTGAAAATAAGTTGTTTATGCATAATCTTGGAATGATACTTGGATTAGTTGACGATAATGTTTTCTAACTTAACAGAGATTTGGGGTCAAGCAGAAAGAAAAGATTGCATCTTTCAAAACATCGGTGGATGTGCTTACATTATCCGCAACACCCATACCAAGGACACTGTACTTAGCTTTGACTGGATTCCGGGATGCCAGGTTGCGACATGATGTGTTTAATATTATATACGCACTGATAGAATTCGATGAGACTAATAAATAagcctttttttcttcttaatgttTTAGTCTAATCTCCACACCGCCTCCGGAGAGGATTCCAATAAAAACACATCTTTCGTCATTCCGTAAGGAAAAGGTGATAGAAGCAATAAAAAACGAGCTGGATCGTGGTGGCCAAGTTTTCTATGTCTTGCCTCGGATTAAGGGTAGAATGCGATTTGTCTTTTGCTACGTTTTCTCTTAATAT encodes:
- the LOC104773485 gene encoding ATP-dependent DNA helicase At3g02060, chloroplastic (The sequence of the model RefSeq protein was modified relative to this genomic sequence to represent the inferred CDS: added 765 bases not found in genome assembly) — translated: MTSLLPNPDPITIPLVFKLCSFPSPRRLFSLRLRLRLRRSSITRNSSSLPPLVVTVSSLSATAAKPTRWREKPELAESDSISLLNERIRRDLGKRETARPAMDSEEAEKYIHMVREQQERGLQKLKGFRQGTEAAGAGGFSYKVDPYSLLSGDYVVHKKVGIGRFVGIKFDVPKDSSEPLEYVFIEYADGMAKLPLKQASRLLYRYNLPNESKRPRTLSRLSDTSVWERRKTKGKVAIQKMVVDLMELYLHRLRQKRYPYPKNPIMADFAAQFPYNATPDQKQAFLDVEKDLTERETPMDRLICGDVGFGKTEVALRAIFCVVSAGKQAMVLAPTIVLAKQHYDVISERFSLYPQIKVGLLSRFQTKAEKEEYLEMIKNGHLNIIVGTHSLLGSRVVYSNLGLLVVDEEQRFGVKQKEKIASFKTSVDVLTLSATPIPRTLYLALTGFRDASLISTPPPERIPIKTHLSSFRKEKVIEAIKNELDRGGQVFYVLPRIKGLEEVMDFLEEAFPDIDIAMAHGKQYSKQLEETMERFAQGKIKILICTNIVESGLDIQNANTIIIQDVQQFGLAQLYQLRGRVGRADKEAHAYLFYPDKSLLSDQALERLSALEECRELGQGFQLAERDMGIRGFGTIFGEQQTGDVGNVGIDLFFEMLFESLSKVEELRIFSVPYNLVMIDININPRLPSEYVNYLENPMEIINEAEKAAEKDMWSLMQFTENLRRQYGKEPYSMEIILKKLYVRRMAADLGVNKIYASGKIVVMKTNMSKKVFKLITDSMTCDVYRSSLIYEGDQIMAELLLELPREQLLNWMFQCLSELHASLPALIKY